A window of Elgaria multicarinata webbii isolate HBS135686 ecotype San Diego chromosome 2, rElgMul1.1.pri, whole genome shotgun sequence contains these coding sequences:
- the LOC134393767 gene encoding disintegrin and metalloproteinase domain-containing protein 21-like: MGVGSGGGGLLWLVLASGVFWSPTSCQAPPQGFRFVSYEVIIPRRMAPRRGREPQDLTYLLEVEGKGHVVHLRQKRGFVPKHFPVFTYSKEGDLQVDYPFIRDDCFYHGFVQGKPSSLVALSTCSGGLRGLLQVESKTYEIEPVEASTGQHVVYRLEKKEDAVHMRCGLTEEERSRQEAMIQNTEYVVGKSVSGRLWQTHTRYLKIAVVVEHERYVHFGRNETLAARQVLDAVHIADSLYKPLGIHVVVVGLEIWSQRNLITVTKTIDELLDIFNSWRKMILIQRLRHDVGHLFVYKHFGVKLGLSFVGTVCDPLWASAVEAFITSSLFSFTITFAHQLGHNLGMLHDEKNCTCDQHSCIMAPLQGNTSKFSNCSYESYFNLTNSDRKHCLLIPPEHEKLYELKNCGNQVVESGEQCDCGSKFHCESDVCCQSNCMLRTGATCAFGTCCAKCQFISAGTVCRERTNVCDLPEYCTGVSEWCPEDVYVQDGAPCHDGAYCYYGKCSTHSEQCQIIFGKQAMVAPLGCFKEINKRGDRFGNCGIIPGNVYKKCENGNVLCGRVQCINIDELPNLNDHSTIMQTSLSNSLCWGTNYPSGMDIADIGAVRDGTKCGNGMICINRDCIKVSLLNYDCNQTKCHNRGICNSLKNCHCNYGWAPPYCLSKGYGGSIDSGPTSPNSGNVRMTVGIVIVLSAAAVLRAVVGTV; encoded by the coding sequence atgggggtgggcagcggcggcggaggACTTCTGTGGCTGGTGCTCGCCTCCGGGGTATTCTGGAGCCCGACCTCTTGTCAGGCGCCGCCTCAGGGCTTTCGGTTCGTCTCCTACGAAGTGATCATCCCAAGGAGGATGGCCCCCCGGCGCGGGCGGGAACCCCAAGACCTCACTTACCTCCTGGAGGTGGAGGGGAAGGGCCACGTGGTGCACCTCAGGCAGAAGAGGGGCTTTGTCCCTAAACACTTCCCCGTCTTCACCTACAGCAAGGAGGGGGACCTCCAGGTGGACTATCCTTTCATCAGGGATGACTGTTTCTACCATGGCTTTGTACAAGGCAAGCCCTCCTCTCTGGTTGCCCTCAGCACATGCTCAGGGGGCCTCAGGGGCCTCCTGCAAGTAGAAAGTAAGACTTACGAAATTGAACCTGTTGAGGCATCTACTGGACAACATGTGGTGTATCGTTTGGAAAAGAAGGAGGATGCCGTCCACATGAGGTGTGGGCTAACAGAAGAAGAGCGAAGTCGTCAAGAGGCCATGATCCAGAACACTGAATATGTAGTGGGCAAAAGTGTTTCAGGAAGGCTTTGGCAGACACACACAAGGTACCTGAAGATTGCAGTTGTGGTGGAACATGAACGGTATGTTCATTTTGGCAGAAATGAAACACTTGCTGCTAGACAAGTACTGGATGCTGTCCATATTGCAGATTCACTTTATAAGCCTCTTGGAATTCATGTGGTTGTAGTTGGACTGGAGATTTGGTCACAAAGAAACCTCATAACAGTGACAAAAACTATAGATGAACTACTTGACATTttcaattcatggaggaaaatgaTACTCATCCAGCGTCTAAGGCATGACGTTGGCCACTTATTTGTATATAAGCATTTTGGAGTCAAGCTTGGATTATCATTTGTAGGAACAGTGTGTGATCCTCTCTGGGCATCTGCTGTTGAGGCATTTATTACTTCTAGTTTGTTCTCCTTCACTATAACTTTTGCTCATCAGTTGGGCCATAACCTTGGAATGCTACATGATGAGAAGAACTGCACTTGTGATCAGCATTCTTGCATTATGGCTCCATTGCAGGGCAACACAAGCAAGTTCAGCAACTGCAGTTATGAGAGTTATTTTAACCTAACAAATAGTGATAGAAAACATTGTCTATTAATTCCACCAGAACATGAGAAACTCTATGAACTCAAAAATTGTGGCAACCAGGTGGTAGAGAGTGGAGAACAATGTGACTGTGGATCAAAATTTCATTGTGAATCAGACGTGTGTTGCCAGTCTAATTGTATGTTGCGAACAGGAGCCACTTGTGCGTTTGGAACATGTTGTGCCAAATGCCAGTTTATTTCCGCTGGAACAGTTTGTAGAGAAAGGACTAACGTCTGTGATCTTCCTGAATACTGCACTGGGGTTTCAGAGTGGTGTCCTGAAGATGTTTATGTACAAGATGGAGCTCCATGCCATGATGGTGCCTATTGTTATTATGGGAAATGCTCCACTCACAGTGAACAGTGCCAAATTATCTTCGGCAAGCAAGCAATGGTTGCCCCACTAGGTTGcttcaaagaaataaataagcGAGGTGACCGTTTTGGTAATTGTGGCATTATTCCTGGTAATGTTTATAAAAAATGTGAAAATGGTAATGTCTTGTGTGGCAGAGTTCAATGCATAAACATTGATGAATTACCTAATTTGAATGATCATAGCACCATAATGCAAACTTCTCTTAGCAACAGCTTGTGCTGGGGTACAAACTACCCAAGTGGAATGGACATAGCTGATATTGGAGCAGTAAGGGATGGCACAAAATGTGGCAATGGCATGATATGTATTAACAGGGATTGTATCAAGGTGTCTCTTCTGAACTATGATTGTAATCAAACAAAGTGCCATAACAGAGGAATATGCAATTCTCTTAAAAATTGTCATTGTAATTATGGTTGGGCTCCTCCATATTGCCTAAGTAAAGGCTATGGTGGCAGCATTGACAGCGGACCCACTTCACCCAACAGTGGCAATGTACGAATGACTGTAGGCATTGTAATAgttctttctgctgctgctgttcttagaGCTGTGGTTGGCACTGTATGA